A stretch of the Takifugu flavidus isolate HTHZ2018 chromosome 1, ASM371156v2, whole genome shotgun sequence genome encodes the following:
- the LOC130522365 gene encoding ADP-ribosylhydrolase ARH1-like, with translation MDGPATLEHYKAAMVLSGAGDALGYRNKLWEYNESGPAIHQEVKELGGLRNISVELPHWPVSDDTVLHLATAEGLATGKTGEELLHEVAARYVEGMKDMDGRAPGPSSIWGVSQLKPGEEGGFRVPYNDQGTGCGAAMRSMCIGLRYPKPDQLLSLVAVAVETGRMTHPHPTGFLGAVASALFTAYAVQRRPVTTWGLGLIKEALPVAQNFVQGRGFAVAETERDWGYFGDKWQWYLNLRGISNGRGPVIWPANYGPAERDQVYKTFSLSGWAGRSGHDAPMIALDALLGAGSDWEELMSRAAFHGGDSDSTAVIACCLWGLLYGFQGVPEGNYSKLEYRTRLEKSAEQLYALSH, from the exons ATGGACGG ACCTGCTACTCTGGAGCATTATAAGGCGGCTATGGTGCTCAGTGGGGCTGGCGATGCTCTTGGATACAGAAACAAACTGTGGGAGTACAATGAGTCTGGACCTGCTATCCATCAG GAGGTTAAGGAGCTTGGTGGCTTGAGGAACATCAGTGTCGAACTTCCTCACTGGCCTGTAAGTGACGACACAGTTCTGCATTTGGCAACGGCTGAAGGCCTTGCAACAG GGAAGACTGGGGAGGAGCTCCTGCATGAAGTTGCTGCTCGATATGTTGAGGGAATGAAAGACATGGACGGAAGAGCTCCGGGGCCTTCGAGTATTTGGG GTGTCTCTCAGCTTAAgcctggagaggaaggaggattCAGAGTGCCCTATAATGATCAGGGGACTGGTTGTGGAGCAGCAATGAGGTCCATGTGCATTGGTCTTAG atatcCAAAACCAGACCAGTTGTTGTCATTGGTGGCGGTTGCCGTGGAGACTGGCAGAATGACCCATCCTCACCCCACTGGTTTCCTGGGTGCAGTGGCATCAGCTCTTTTTACTGCATACGCTGTCCAGAGGCGGCCAGTGACCACATGGGGCTTGGGCCTGATCAAGGAGGCCCTCCCGGTGGCTCAGAACTTTGTTCAAGGTCGAGGCTTCGCTGTGGCTGAGACGGAGAGAGACTGGGGCTACTTTGGTGATAAGTGGCAGTG GTACCTCAATCTAAGAGGGATTTCTAATGGGAGAGGGCCAGTGATTTGGCCTGCGAATTATGGTCCAGCTGAGAGAGATCAGGTCTACAAGACCTTTAGTCTGTCAGGTTGGGCTGGACGCAGTGGCCATGATGCCCCCATGATCGCTTTGGATGCCCTGTTGGGGGCAGGCTCAGACTGGGAGGAGTTGATGAGCAGAGCAGCCTTTCATGGAG GGGACAGTGACAGTACAGCTGTAATTGCTTGCTGCTTATGGGGTCTCCTCTATGGCTTCCAAGGGGTCCCTGAAGGCAACTATTCCAAGCTGGAGTACCGGACTCGATTGGAGAAGAGTGCAGAACAACTGTACGCTCTGTCGCACTGA